From Rutidosis leptorrhynchoides isolate AG116_Rl617_1_P2 chromosome 3, CSIRO_AGI_Rlap_v1, whole genome shotgun sequence, a single genomic window includes:
- the LOC139900317 gene encoding uncharacterized protein, protein MATTDIASSSNSIPKGSFENVPLADLFNGPITFYSATAPTTDGRTRVFCGLKLNETALQPAYILEPAQKKGKRQPQKHPFNMARPDITSSSTNIPKDSFQNVSLADFLNGPLTFDSTTVPTADGRTRTFCGLKLNETPLRPGRFQNVSFPDLCSGPITFYSEPFPTTDGRTRMFCGLKLNETTLEPGRLGTQKPRHGKPTLQSALNSSGTPVSYYYQGPPAHKCRNCDATMWYEERNNKPKHTRNPSFSMCCQSGKVLLPKLNEPPTLLKNLLDYNDPTGAKFREQIRIYNSMFSFTSFGAKIDHSVNRGRGPYTFRISGQAYHKIGSLLPEEGGRPKYAQLYFYDTQNEVKKRMSAFVGDDSRTTIDETLTRNLIAMLDESSAVAQAFRMARDWSANNTMSDCGLRLLAKVTISRQYNTPNVAEVAALITGDFGHCNSTRDIIVQKKNNTPQRISELHQLYMALQYPLLFPYGETGYHEEIPYHTNSGRRQTTRGHVTMREYYCYRIQQRESEGTTILRGGRLFQQYLVDAYTAVEEQRLKWLRHHQNELRLDLYSNVCDAVTRGDTSATSIGKRIILPSSHTGSPRYMVQNYQDAMALCREYDNPDLFITFTSNPRWPEVDTMISYIDGQKSADRPDIVARVFKMKLDDLMADIMKKQIFGTCQAGIHIIEFQKRGLPHVHMLIWLISAHKCKTPAAIDDVITAEIPSEKDDPEGFRAVTEYMLHGPCGGVHMNAPCIIDRQCSKHFPKPYCTETTIDEEGYANYRRRNNGVRFTKNNTPLDNSSVVPYNRYLLLKYNAHINVEWCNRSRAIKYLFKYLNKGPDRATIVIQENLIPGDESSGDKVIDVDEIKNYLDCRYLSPCEAVWRLFSFDIHYSKPSVIKLSYHLPNQQSITLHDSQKLPALLQRESIKETMFTQWFELNKQDEFARTLTYAKIPTHYVWNQDAKIWSPRKLRTCIGRIVYSNPASGERYYLRMLLNIVKGPRCFEELRTVNGVLHRTFKDACFAYGLVNDDKEWTEAISEAKIWATGSQLRELFVTMLLFCNISKPLQLWESSWEALSDGILHKRRKLFNFPDLILTESQIKNYCLLELQALLNRNGKSLDDYPDLPQPDPSMLTQMDNRLIREELNYNIKEMHLLHENLFRSLNPEQLTIYQRVIDAVTTKKGGLFFLYGPGGTGKTFLYNTVLAKLRSERLIVLAVASSGIASLLLPGGRTAHSRFVIPLELMENSTCGIKQKTHLAALIQEVSLIIWDEAPMTQRHAFEALDKTLRDILGAKDDANRFKLFGGMPILLGGDFRQILPVVTKGKRQEVVHACINRSDLWEHCELHTLSRIMRVNEHTVDGQIDARKCTFNQWVLDIGEGKVPALCKDGEDEPTWIRIPAEFIVKSDKPPIEAIVDTIFPNFISSQEDEDYLRERAILTPRNDDAAEINKHMFKKLQGAKMTFKSSDEICKGSTDNIDQHYSYLVEFLNKLNFPGVPPHKLKLKIGQPVMLLRNLSPSTGMCNGTRLIITDFTKFVLHARIITGSHIGKMVIIPRIVLTSTEKKWPFVMQRIQFPVRPCYAMTINKSQGQSLKLVGLYLPKPVFSHGQLYVALSRVTDPDGLKIVMMDDRNPRLRVNRHNANYIRPVTSFYIRSAPFEQPGKYPPPDHWSHLLMNTTMLQHNAQFMDLPCKFSFYSYVYSCVCVCVRTRLNNWFIYILLCPLHFWIKSLAQCCTFNRLATKPPLLQQKPHPPGPSLQAMAQPNVTHQPLSSSCNARAINLV, encoded by the exons ATGGCTACAACTGATATTGCATCATCTTCCAACAGTATTCCCAAAG GCAGTTTTGAGAATGTACCCCTTGCAGACTTATTCAATGGTCCTATAACCTTTTACTCAGCAACTGCCCCTACAACTGATGGTAGAACCAGGGTGTTTTGCGGCTTGAAGTTAAATGAAACAGCTCTGCAGCCAG CCTATATACTTGAGCCTGCCCAAAAAAAAGGCAAGCGCCAACCCCAAAAACATCCATTTAATATGGCTAGACCTGATATTACATCATCTTCCACCAACATTCCCAAAG ATAGTTTTCAGAATGTATCCCTTGCAGACTTCCTCAATGGTCCTTTGACATTTGACTCAACCACTGTCCCTACAGCTGATGGTAGAACACGGACGTTTTGTGGATTGAAGTTAAATGAAACACCCCTTAGGCCAG GCCGTTTTCAGAATGTCTCCTTTCCAGACTTATGCAGTGGTCCTATAACATTTTACTCAGAACCTTTTCCTACAACTGATGGCAGAACACGGATGTTTTGTGGATTGAAGTTAAATGAAACAACCCTCGAGCCAG GTAGATTAGGTACACAGAAACCGCGGCATGGTAAACCTACTTTGCAAAGCGCACTAAATTCATCAG GTACACCCGTGTCTTACTATTACCAAGGACCTCCAGCCCATAAATGCCGTAACTGTGACGCTACGATGTGGTACGAAGAAAGGAACAACAAACCCAAACATACAAGAAATCCGTCCTTCTCAATGTGCTGCCAAAGTGGCAAAGTATTGCTACCGAAATTAAACGAACCTCCCACATTGTTAAAAAACCTGCTTGACTACAACGACCCCACGGGCGCAAAATTTCGGGAACAAATAAGGATTTATAATAGCATGTTTTCTTTCACGTCGTTTGGTGCTAAGATCGACCACTCTGTCAACCGGGGTCGGGGTCCTTATACATTTCGTATAAGTGGTCAAGCATACCATAAAATCGGTTCACTTTTACCAGAGGAGGGTGGCCGGCCAAAATACGCACAATTGTACTTTTATGACACTCAAAATGAAGTAAAAAAACGTATGTCTGCTTTCGTTGGTGATGATTCCCGCACGACAATTGATGAAACCCTTACACGTAACTTGATTGCCATGCTCGATGAATCGAGCGCTGTCGCACAAGCTTTTCGTATGGCACGTGATTGGTCAGCTAACAATACAATGTCAGATTGTGGGCTCCGTTTACTCGCAAAGGTTACAATCTCGCGCCAATATAACACGCCAAACGTCGCTGAGGTCGCTGCGTTGATTACCGGGGACTTTGGCCACTGTAACTCAACAAGGGATATCattgttcaaaaaaaaaataacaccCCACAGCGCATATCTGAACTTCACCAGTTATATATGGCATTGCAATACCCATTGCTATTTCCCTATGGTGAAACCGGTTACCATGAAGAGATCCCGTATCACACAAACAGTGGCAGAAGGCAAACAACCCGTGGCCACGTTACTATGCGAGAATATTACTGTTACCGAATTCAGCAACGGGAAAGCGAGGGCACAACAATTCTTAGAGGAGGTCGGTTATTCCAGCAATACTTGGTTGACGCGTACACCGCCGTAGAAGAACAAAGGTTGAAGTGGCTACGACATCACCAAAATGAACTTCGGCTTGATTTGTATAGCAATGTTTGTGACGCTGTTACAAGGGGAGATACATCAGCCACTTCAATTGGGAAACGCATTATTCTGCCGTCCTCGCACACAGGCAGCCCACGGTACATGGTTCAAAACTACCAGGATGCAATGGCTTTATGCCGGGAATATGATAACCCCGATTTGTTTATCACTTTCACTTCCAACCCGCGCTGGCCCGAGGTCGATACGATGATCTCCTATATCGATGGGCAAAAATCAGCTGACCGACCCGACATTGTCGCTCGAGTATTCAAGATGAAACTAGACGACCTCATGGCTGACATAATGAAAAAACAAATTTTTGGCACATGCCAAGCAG GTATTCATATCATTGAGTTCCAGAAACGGGGCCTGCCACATGTACACATGTTAATATGGTTGATCTCTGCTCACAAATGCAAAACACCCGCTGCTATTGATGACGTAATAACAGCTGAGATTCCATCTGAGAAAGATGATCCGGAGGGGTTTCGGGCCGTTACTGAATACATGTTACATGGTCCGTGCGGTGGCGTCCATATGAACGCTCCCTGCATTATTGATCGACAATGTTCCAAGCATTTTCCGAAGCCGTATTGTACAGAAACTACAATTGACGAGGAAGGATATGCTAACTATAGGCGACGAAACAATGGCGTCAGGTTCACTAAAAACAACACCCCCCTTGACAACAGCTCCGTTGTCCCCTACAACAGGTACCTGTTACTAAAATACAATGCCCATATCAACGTTGAGTGGTGTAATCGGTCTCGGGCAATAAAATACTTATTCAAATATTTAAACAAGGGCCCTGATCGAGCAACAATTGTCATCCAAGAAAATCTAATTCCGGGTGATGAGTCCAGTGGAGACAAGGTTATTGATGTTGATGAGATAAAAAATTATCTAGATTGCCGTTATTTATCCCCCTGCGAGGCTGTTTGGAGACTGTTTTCGTTCGACATCCACTACTCTAAACCATCCGTCATTAAGCTGTCATACCACCTGCCAAATCAGCAATCGATCACTCTCCATGACTCACAAAAACTGCCTGCACTTTTACAAAGGGAAAGTATTAAAGAGACGATGTTCACCCAATGGTTTGAATTGAACAAGCAAGATGAGTTTGCACGTACCCTGACTTATGCAAAAATCCCTACACATTATGTATGGAATCAAGATGCTAAAATATGGAGCCCGAGAAAACTTAGAACCTGCATCGGTCGCATTGTCTACTCAAACCCTGCATCGGGGGAACGTTACTACCTGCGTATGTTACTAAATATAGTTAAGGGCCCCCGGTGTTTTGAAGAACTACGTACAGTGAACGGTGTTTTGCACCGAACGTTTAAAGACGCGTGCTTTGCATATGGGTTAGTAAATGACGACAAGGAATGGACCGAGGCTATCTCAGAAGCAAAAATATGGGCTACGGGTTCACAGCTACGTGAGTTATTTGTTACTATGTTACTCTTTTGTAACATAAGCAAACCGCTTCAACTATGGGAATCAAGTTGGGAGGCTTTGTCAGACGGCATCTTGCATAAAAGAAGGAAACTATTTAACTTCCCTGATCTAATTCTGACAGAATCCCAAATTAAAAATTATTGTCTGTTGGAATTACAAGCCTTATTAAATAGAAATGGCAAGTCCCTGGATGATTACCCCGACCTACCACAGCCCGATCCATCTATGCTAACCCAAATGGACAACCGTTTAATTCGGGAGGAGCTAAACTACAATATAAAAGAAATGCACCTGCTCCATGAAAACCTGTTCCGTTCACTCAATCCCGAACAACTAACGATATATCAACGGGTTATAGATGCAGTTACTACAAAAAAAGGAGGCCTCTTTTTCTTATACGGTCCCGGGGGGACTGGCAAAACATTCCTGTATAATACCGTTCTCGCAAAACTAAGATCAGAAAGGCTGATTGTTCTCGCAGTTGCATCCTCAG GTATTGCATCTCTCCTATTGCCCGGCGGCCGGACTGCCCATAGCCGATTTGTGATCCCCCTAGAACTTATGGAAAACAGTACATGTGGAATTAAACAAAAAACACACCTAGCGGCGCTTATCCAAGAGGTTAGCTTAATTATTTGGGATGAGGCTCCCATGACGCAGCGACACGCTTTCGAAGCGTTAGATAAAACATTAAGAGATATTTTAGGagctaaagatgatgcaaacaggtTTAAGTTATTCGGCGGAATGCCTATCTTATTGGGCGGCGACTTCAGACAAATACTCCCCGTTGTTACAAAAGGTAAAAGACAAGAGGTCGTCCACGCGTGCATCAATAGATCAGATTTATGGGAGCATTGCGAGCTTCATACACTTTCGCGTATTATGCGGGTCAACGAACACACAGTCGATGGTCAAATTGATGCCCGCAAATGCACTTTCAACCAATGGGTTCTAGATATAGGTGAAGGGAAGGTCCCCGCATTGTGTAAAGatggagaggatgaaccaacctggATACGCATCCCCGCTGAATTCATTGTCAAATCTGACAAACCCCCCATTGAGGCAATTGTAGACACAATATTCCCAAACTTCATTAGTAGCCAAGAAGATGAAGATTATCTGCGTGAAAGGGCAATTTTGACCCCTAGAAATGACGATGCTGCTGAAATCAATAAACATATGTTCAAAAAATTGCAAGGTGCAAAGATGACGTTTAAAAGCTCGGATGAAATTTGCAAGGGCTCAACCGACAACATCGACCAACACTATTCATACCTGGTTGAATTCTTAAACAAGCTAAATTTCCCCGGCGTACCCCCACACAAACTGAAACTCAAAATTGGACAGCCAGTCATGCTACTACGCAATCTCAGCCCTAGCACAGGGATGTGTAATGGCACACGCCTCATCATAACCGACTTTACCAAGTTTGTCCTTCACGCTCGAATCATCACTGGATCACATATAGGGAAAATGGTCATAATCCCTAGAATAGTCCTTACTTCAACAGAAAAAAAATGGCCCTTTGTCATGCAGCGAATCCAGTTCCCAGTGCGGCCATGTTATGCGATGACGATAAACAAAAGTCAAGGGCAATCGTTGAAATTAGTAGGCCTATACCTCCCTAAACCTGTATTCAGCCACGGTCAATTGTATGTAGCTCTCTCACGCGTAACCGACCCCGATGGCCTGAAAATCGTGATGATGGATGACA GAAACCCGCGCCTCCGTGTTAACAGGCACAATGCAAATTATATCCGGCCCGTTACTTCCTTTTACATAAG GTCAGCTCCTTTTGAACAGCCAGGAAAGTACCCACCGCCTGATCATTGGAGTCACCTACTTATGAATACAACAATGCTGCAACATAATGCTCAGTTCATGGATCTTCCTTGCAAATTTTCATTTTACAGTTATGTTTActcatgtgtatgtgtatgtgtacgGACTCGACTTAATAATTGGTTCATTTATATTTTACTTTGTCCACTACATTTTTGGATAAAATCTCTAGCACAATGTTGCACGTTTAACCGCCTTGCAACAAAACCTCCACTTTTACAGCAAAAACCACAC
- the LOC139900318 gene encoding replication factor A protein 1-like, with product MASGKAKVASEVNTNAYAFLNELEIGKQSQVKLMICRSWDTHTVYGRYLSTDFIASDEKGNIIQLTAKSNVAHHFIARLKDGVVYLLHGFDVIANRTEYRIMKDNSLMIELTGSTFLRRQSTSDTTGFTRHPFNCIELEDLEPTMGKFVVDVVGYAVNIGAPDPHKAGSNTLEFDLANERGKAIRTTLWGSLGPAFLERQPSAPASYYILLSSVTVKQDAITLSSTSATLLIDDLQIPALSEFKQRVSAIETPVIVQPSAPGWQLPPPTEGTLRELLDMTGDAFKCKVEIVNIRMKNFWYYNTCSVCQARKGLERRSGHHWCESCQANVPEPITRFRVICDVRDETAKTVIVLFDDTAETLTKSTAKALLAEVDEETCNTVLPNALANLLGTTQLVLLKTASYYDQGPYESFNCIKVYVDELVPTEQPSPTDMKRPALPGSTSSSVVAPAFSTPKAPKRAIEVPTPAKDLERSNRRKFVVTTDSEDEDPADEDSQPEKESVCSE from the exons ATGGCATCTGGTAAAGCTAAGGTTGCATCTGAGGTTAACACAAACGCATACGCCTTCCTCAATGAGTTGGAAATAGGAAAACAATCGCAGGTCAAGCTGATGATCTGCAGAAGTTGGGACACACATACGGTTTACGGGAGATATTTGAGCACGGATTTTATTGCCTCAGACGAAAAG GGCAACATCATTCAGTTGACTGCCAAAAGCAATGTTGCACATCACTTCATTGCCCGACTAAAGGACGGTGTTGTTTACTTGCTGCATGGCTTTGATGTCATCGCCAACCGAACTGAATATCGTATCATGAAGGACAACAGCCTCATGATCGAGCTCACCGGCTCCACTTTCCTCAGGAGACAGTCAACTTCTGACACCACGGGCTTTACGCGCCATCCCTTCAATTGTATTGAACTCGAGGACTTGGAGCCTACAATGGGCAAATTTGTTGTCG ATGTAGTTGGCTATGCTGTGAACATTGGTGCACCCGATCCGCATAAAGCAGGATCCAACACTCTTGAATTTGATCTGGCTAACGAGAG GGGTAAAGCGATCCGAACTACACTTTGGGGCAGTTTGGGGCCCGCCTTCCTGGAGAGGCAGCCCTCCGCACCTGCATCCTACTACATTCTCTTGAGCTCGGTTACCGTCAAACAGG ATGCGATAACTCTCTCAAGCACGTCCGCCACACTTCTTATAGACGACCTCCAAATACCAGCACTCAGTGAATTCAAGCAGAGAGTAAG TGCCATTGAAACCCCCGTGATTGTTCAACCTTCTGCTCCAGGGTGGCAGTTGCCGCCGCCAACTGAGGGGACACTTCGTGAGCTTCTAGATATG ACAGGGGACGCATTCAAATGTAAGGTTGAAATTGTCAACATCCGGATGAAAAACTTTTGGTACTACAATACTTGCAGTGTTTGTCAAGCAAGAAAGGGTCTCGAAAGGAGATCTGGACACCACTGGTGTGAATCGTGCCAGGCTAATGTTCCTGAACCAATCACCAG GTTCCGCGTTATATGTGACGTTAGAGATGAGACGGCGAAAACGGTTATCGTGCTCTTCGACGACACTGCCGAGACGTTGACCAAGAGCACTGCGAAGGCTCTACTAGCTGAAGTCGATGAG GAAACATGTAACACTGTGCTTCCGAATGCACTTGCAAACCTGCTAGGGACCACACAATTGGTCCTGTTGAAGACGGCATCGTACTATGATCAGGGCCCGTACGAGAGTTTCAATTGTATTAAGGTTTATGTGGACGAGCTGGTTCCCACAGAGCAGCCCTCCCCAACTGACATGAAAAGGCCTGCACTACCAGGGTCAACGTCATCCTCGGTAGTTGCTCCCGCATTTTCAACGCCCAAAGCACCAAAGAGGGCCATAGAGGTCCCTACACCAGCAAAGGATTTGGAGCGTTCCAATCGGCGCAA GTTTGTTGTCACGACCGACTCGGAGGATGAAGACCCTGCTGATGAAGATAGCCAGCCTGAGAAGGAGTCTGTGTGCTCTGAATAG